The region TGTGGTTGGTGCACGTAGTGCGGAGGCACTTGAACGGATTTTGGGAAATGCGTTCCCCGGTTGGCTGATGAGTGATGGGCTGAAAGTTTATCGGAAATACCTCAAGCGTTTGCGCTGTTGGGCCCATTTGGATCGCAAAGCCAAAGGCCTTTCGGAGAGTTTGGACGGCGAAGCAAGACGATTTGGGGGCCAAGTGTTGGCGATCTTCGAAATATTGCGGAGAGCTGTGTACCAAGCCCGTGAGGCCCCCACAGGGACCAGCAACCTGAGACAGGTTCATGGGGATCTTTTGGGTATCCTCATGTTGGCTTGCCAGGAACACGCGGACTCTCCACATGAAAAAACTCGTGCGTTGGCGCGTGAGCTTCTCTACGATTGGGAGGCTATCTGGGCGGTCTTGTCAGATCCGTTCTTGCCAATGACCAACAACGAGGCCGAGCGGTTGTTGCGACACTGGGTGATTTACCGTCGCATCTGCTACGGCACACGCACAGCTCAAGGGAGCCGAGTGGTTGCCCTATTGGCAAGTGTGATTGAAACATGCCGCAAACGGAAGGTCTTGCCGTGGCCGTTTCTGGCAGATGTGATCGCCAAGCGTAGAAGGGGCGATGCGGTGCCGTCCTTGCCGGCCACGGCGACAGCATAAAAGGGAGATTCTTCCATGCTCGGTTGTTTCTCTGGTCCGAAAATGGGGGGGTGAACGGTTACGAATCAACACAGATTCAGGGATATGTTAACATGAAGAAAATAAGAATTGCCTGTTACGTTGTGGTGACATTGTTGGTATATTCATGCGTGACATTTGCTGATGATCCTATCACCGCACCGGATGATATTGTCAAAGAATTAAGTTATATTATAGAAACTGATGGAAAGAAAGTTGGAACTTTCCAAGTAACGGAGATGAAAATTAAAGGATCAGATCTGATCCGTGAAGAATCGAATATGGAAATGTTAACAGACGGTATAATTTTTAAATCAGTTGCTATCGAAGTTTATAAGATTTCTGATAGAGTCATCCCTATAATGGTTTCGTATGATAGTAAAATGAGTGGACCAGGAATTGAAAATATCAAAAAGAATTTGCACTTGATGGATGAGAGTGCTAAACGTGACGCAGAAAAAATGGTAATATCTGTTCATAATAATGTTGAAATAAACACCGTTACAAGAAATATCACCTCTAATATAAGAGAGGAATTTATGAATGGTAGAGTTGCCACAAGCAATCCAACATTAAGTCTTCCAACTGGTTTCGCCATGGAAACTAGACCAGATCACTATCCATTGATAAAAAAATACGGCACTCTGACGTTGGATATCTTTGATCCACAAGACAATACTTTCACAAAATCTCAGGTGAAAATATATGGTGAGAAACTGTTTCAAGATAGGAAAGTATTTGATGTAAGAGTTAAAAATAATAAATATGAAAATGTTATATATTTTGAAAATGACTCTCAGAACAATAAATTTGGCATAGAGGTGTACGGAGAAGTGGTTTCTGATGGTCAGACATTTAAAACTACCTTGGATCGCGATCATTCGTCTCAGTAGATGCATGTTAAAGACCCGTGAGATTGTATACCGATTTCACAAACAAATCCGGTCCGTTTATGTTGCGAATCGTGTGAAAACTTGATTATCGGATGGTGTTTTCAGAATTGTTCAATCTTTCAATAAGTTGTATCCTTTGCCGTATGAAGATCAACGCTTAACGTGGAGGATGGGGAAATGGTTGTGTTGGACGTAAAGGATTCTCTTCACCCCCAAATCCAGGATAATCCGCGTAAAACATACAATCAAACAGGCCATATCTTATACTATGTCTTGTATGGAGAAAGGTTATTCTATGTTTATTGAAGATGATGCACGCCATTTAGATGAAATAATGCGCCTCCATTTTGAAAATAAAAAACTTGCGCATGTAATCAACACAAGTCCCGAACAAATTCATCTAAACGTTAAAGCACAATATCCAATGAATGATGCACCAGAGAACATCAAAGAAAATATAAATCCTGATCCTAAACAGCATCGTAACATTTTTATCGCGATAACTGGGGCAAAAAGTGGATTGGGAGTCACAACAATAGCTTCAAATTTGGCAACATTAATAACACGGTTCGGAGTAAAGGTATTAATTGCCGATGCTGGTGCAGGACACCTTTACTCTTTTTTTGATTCATCTCTGAGGGTTTGCGTGCAGAAAATATCCGTTGATCCTGCTTCATCGTTACATGATTTAATCACCATGCGCGGTGGAATTTGTG is a window of SAR324 cluster bacterium DNA encoding:
- a CDS encoding IS66 family transposase codes for the protein MELTEWHMVGPMLISLIVCLSKRMRASRPKVQEFLRDWLGLWLGTGTINQCIHEAGRAVEPLEEQMIEEIRRSELLHVDETPWKEKTILLWFSVFGSLTTTLFVVGARSAEALERILGNAFPGWLMSDGLKVYRKYLKRLRCWAHLDRKAKGLSESLDGEARRFGGQVLAIFEILRRAVYQAREAPTGTSNLRQVHGDLLGILMLACQEHADSPHEKTRALARELLYDWEAIWAVLSDPFLPMTNNEAERLLRHWVIYRRICYGTRTAQGSRVVALLASVIETCRKRKVLPWPFLADVIAKRRRGDAVPSLPATATA